From the genome of Streptococcus marmotae, one region includes:
- the yycF gene encoding response regulator YycF, whose translation MKKILIVDDEKPISDIIKFNMIREGYEVVTAFDGREALALFEAEFPDIVILDLMLPEIDGLEVARTIRKTSNVPILMLSAKDSEFDKVIGLEIGADDYVTKPFSNRELQARVKALLRRSELTETQITSETAGTPELVIGDLVINPDGFVAKKHGKELELTHREFELLHHLSKHLGQVMTREHLLETVWGYDYFGDVRTVDVTVRRLREKIEDTPSRPEYILTRRGVGYYIKGND comes from the coding sequence ATGAAAAAAATCTTGATTGTAGATGATGAAAAGCCGATTTCAGATATTATTAAATTTAATATGATACGAGAGGGGTATGAGGTAGTGACGGCCTTTGATGGTCGAGAAGCCTTGGCCTTATTTGAAGCAGAATTTCCAGATATTGTGATTTTGGACTTGATGTTACCAGAAATTGATGGACTTGAAGTGGCACGTACGATTCGCAAGACTAGCAATGTGCCTATTTTGATGCTATCTGCTAAGGACAGCGAGTTTGACAAGGTGATTGGTCTTGAGATTGGGGCGGATGACTATGTGACCAAGCCGTTTTCAAATCGGGAATTGCAGGCACGGGTCAAAGCCTTATTGCGCCGCAGTGAATTAACTGAAACGCAGATCACATCGGAAACAGCGGGAACACCTGAGTTGGTCATTGGTGATTTGGTGATTAACCCTGATGGATTTGTGGCGAAAAAGCACGGCAAAGAGCTAGAATTGACCCACCGTGAATTTGAGCTGCTCCATCATTTGTCTAAACACTTGGGACAAGTCATGACTCGGGAGCATTTACTTGAAACCGTATGGGGCTATGATTACTTTGGTGATGTACGGACAGTCGATGTGACCGTTCGTCGCTTACGTGAGAAAATTGAAGACACACCGAGCCGTCCAGAGTACATCTTGACACGGCGTGGTGTGGGGTATTATATAAAGGGAAATGATTAA
- the vicK gene encoding cell wall metabolism sensor histidine kinase VicK, giving the protein MINQLRYLITKPEFWFVVILIGFVIALSILLIENHRDNQQIKELNKKVKHLIELDYSDILDLRGSPEITDMANSLNDLSEVIRLTHDHLEQEKTRLASILAYMSDGVMAADRMGRVIMVNETAQKQLGLASKTTEQRDLLDILGLRDQYSFRDLLAQTPEIVIEHDNEEGEFLTLRANFATIRSESGLISGLVVVLHDMTEQAKEERERRLFVSNVSHELRTPLTSVKSYLEALDDGALTESVAPSFVKVSLDETNRMMRMISDLLSLSRIDNQVSLADVELINFTAFVTFILNRFDQMKNKETDKEYTIIRDYQITPIWIEIDTDKMTQVMDNILNNALKYSPDGGKITFSMKTTDTQLIVSISDEGLGIPKADLPRIFDRFYRVDKARSRAQGGTGLGLAIAKEIVKQHKGFIWAKSEYGHGSTFTIVLPYIKEITTDDWEDAEEEE; this is encoded by the coding sequence ATGATTAATCAATTACGGTATTTAATTACCAAGCCGGAGTTTTGGTTTGTCGTCATTTTGATTGGTTTTGTCATTGCGCTCAGTATTTTGTTGATTGAAAATCATCGTGATAATCAGCAGATTAAAGAACTCAATAAAAAAGTCAAGCATTTGATTGAGTTAGACTACTCGGATATTCTTGATTTACGAGGCAGTCCTGAGATTACAGATATGGCTAATTCACTCAACGATTTGTCTGAAGTGATTCGTTTGACCCATGACCATTTGGAGCAGGAAAAGACGCGTCTCGCTTCTATTCTTGCTTATATGAGTGACGGAGTGATGGCGGCAGATCGTATGGGGCGAGTCATTATGGTCAATGAAACCGCGCAAAAGCAGTTGGGCTTGGCTTCCAAAACGACGGAACAACGGGATTTGTTGGACATTTTAGGACTTCGTGACCAGTATAGTTTTCGTGATTTGCTAGCCCAGACCCCTGAAATTGTCATCGAGCACGATAATGAAGAGGGAGAATTTCTGACCTTACGGGCCAATTTTGCAACGATTCGGAGTGAAAGTGGTTTGATTTCAGGTCTGGTCGTCGTTTTGCATGATATGACTGAGCAGGCTAAGGAAGAGCGGGAGCGACGTTTGTTTGTTTCCAATGTCAGTCATGAATTGCGGACGCCACTTACCTCGGTCAAATCCTATCTAGAGGCTCTTGATGATGGAGCCTTGACGGAATCTGTCGCACCGAGCTTTGTCAAGGTGTCACTCGATGAGACCAACCGCATGATGCGAATGATTTCAGATTTGCTCAGTCTGTCACGGATTGACAATCAAGTCAGTTTAGCAGATGTGGAACTGATTAACTTTACAGCCTTTGTCACCTTTATCTTAAACCGATTTGATCAGATGAAGAACAAGGAGACAGACAAGGAGTATACGATTATCCGTGATTATCAAATTACACCGATTTGGATTGAGATTGATACGGACAAGATGACCCAGGTCATGGATAATATTTTAAACAATGCCCTCAAATACTCACCTGATGGTGGCAAGATTACCTTTAGCATGAAGACGACAGATACCCAATTGATTGTGTCGATTTCAGACGAAGGATTAGGAATTCCCAAGGCCGATTTGCCCCGCATTTTTGACCGTTTTTATCGAGTGGATAAGGCTCGTTCAAGGGCGCAAGGTGGGACAGGACTTGGCCTTGCTATTGCCAAGGAAATTGTCAAGCAGCATAAGGGCTTTATCTGGGCTAAGAGCGAGTATGGGCATGGCTCAACCTTTACCATTGTTTTGCCGTATATCAAAGAGATTACGACGGATGATTGGGAGGATGCAGAAGAGGAAGAATAG
- a CDS encoding toxic anion resistance protein has product MSEFNFDLDEIASNTIKTVDKTTEIISNQLPSDRKELRFLTTLSPEQQEGIRQRTPQLVDKFVENQTMLLDFGKEAIENVNNIINQLSREQKNLQIPQVDDLFLQVHREMNGFVAKYKDAKPVELEKKPNLFQRMFKKTKNSLEEMYLTSQSIEDRLDSIAASTVKQEDDLARNIIAAERLIEENTQSIEKLVGVIAFVESSLEESNQRAVALQGEMAQLDSSSPVYHVKSEELARMTEVVNMLEQQRTEHMNRLYTAWATTPGLRNLVKTSSDIRQKFGMVRRHTIPQLKLNLVNIGFMQQSLKAGMTIDAIVNANNAAAQMLAETSKEVIPQLERSAQNPTMSIEAVTSLAESIVAQNEGIIAAIEEGRRKRQELEATILRSAEVINDSNKLRDEKIVQALLNQGLENQKEVDGASEEGMGAN; this is encoded by the coding sequence ATGAGCGAGTTTAATTTTGATTTAGATGAAATTGCTTCAAATACAATCAAGACGGTCGATAAAACGACAGAGATCATCAGTAATCAGTTACCGTCGGACAGGAAGGAGTTGCGTTTTTTAACGACCCTGAGTCCAGAACAACAAGAGGGCATTCGGCAACGAACCCCTCAGTTGGTTGACAAGTTTGTCGAAAACCAGACCATGCTCTTGGATTTTGGGAAAGAAGCTATCGAAAATGTCAATAATATTATCAATCAGCTGTCGAGAGAACAGAAAAATCTTCAAATTCCACAGGTAGATGATTTATTTCTTCAAGTCCATCGTGAGATGAATGGATTTGTCGCAAAATACAAGGATGCCAAACCGGTTGAATTGGAGAAAAAACCGAATCTTTTCCAACGGATGTTCAAAAAAACAAAAAATTCCTTGGAGGAAATGTATCTGACCTCTCAGTCGATAGAGGATCGTTTGGATAGCATAGCTGCTAGTACGGTCAAACAAGAGGATGATTTGGCTCGAAACATTATTGCGGCAGAGCGGTTGATTGAGGAAAATACCCAATCAATCGAAAAGTTGGTCGGTGTGATTGCCTTTGTTGAATCCAGTTTGGAAGAATCCAATCAGCGGGCAGTTGCATTGCAAGGTGAGATGGCTCAACTAGATAGCAGCAGTCCGGTATACCATGTCAAATCGGAAGAACTGGCTCGTATGACAGAGGTAGTGAATATGCTTGAGCAACAGCGGACAGAACACATGAATCGTCTTTATACTGCTTGGGCGACGACACCAGGTCTCCGTAATTTGGTCAAGACCTCTTCAGATATCCGACAAAAATTTGGTATGGTTCGCCGACATACGATTCCGCAACTGAAGCTAAATCTTGTGAATATAGGATTTATGCAGCAATCACTCAAAGCTGGTATGACGATAGATGCTATTGTCAATGCCAATAATGCCGCAGCTCAGATGTTAGCAGAAACTAGTAAGGAAGTTATTCCCCAGCTTGAACGCTCAGCGCAGAATCCAACCATGTCTATAGAAGCTGTGACCAGTTTGGCGGAGAGCATTGTTGCCCAAAATGAGGGGATTATAGCAGCTATCGAGGAAGGACGCAGAAAACGGCAGGAACTAGAAGCAACCATCCTTCGTTCTGCTGAGGTTATCAATGATTCCAATAAACTTCGTGATGAAAAAATCGTCCAAGCCCTTTTGAATCAAGGGCTGGAAAACCAGAAAGAAGTTGATGGAGCGAGTGAAGAAGGGATGGGAGCAAACTAG
- a CDS encoding HXXEE domain-containing protein, whose protein sequence is MKKMINNWYNISIYLAGLTALLAIFLPVTEVQKCLLASICMLFLHFFEEFGYPGGFPLLGVKLLLGNNEMDKTKWDCNNLNSMFGNWTFLILVYVFPLLLPNVRFLTLSAMLFLLMEVIMHSIFNLRLKSIYNAGLITAILGLGPIGLYYFINVFDSKMYIWYDYALAVLWFIIVFIFCFRSKIYWGLGKKDGYVLTDQTAFGVTHLTKN, encoded by the coding sequence ATGAAAAAAATGATAAATAATTGGTATAACATTTCTATCTATCTCGCTGGTCTAACGGCTCTGCTTGCGATTTTTTTGCCAGTAACCGAGGTGCAAAAATGTCTTTTGGCTTCCATTTGTATGTTGTTTCTACATTTTTTCGAGGAATTCGGTTATCCTGGAGGATTTCCCCTACTCGGAGTAAAACTACTCCTTGGCAACAATGAGATGGATAAAACCAAGTGGGATTGCAACAATCTCAATTCGATGTTTGGAAACTGGACATTCCTAATTTTAGTTTATGTATTCCCACTTTTACTACCTAATGTGCGTTTTCTAACATTATCTGCCATGTTGTTTCTTTTAATGGAAGTCATTATGCATTCCATATTTAATTTAAGGTTAAAAAGCATTTACAATGCTGGCTTAATTACCGCAATTTTGGGACTAGGGCCTATTGGCTTATACTATTTCATAAATGTATTTGATAGCAAAATGTATATCTGGTATGACTATGCTCTTGCCGTACTTTGGTTCATTATCGTATTTATATTCTGTTTTCGCTCTAAAATCTATTGGGGACTTGGCAAGAAAGATGGATATGTACTTACTGATCAAACTGCATTTGGTGTAACTCATTTAACAAAAAACTAA
- a CDS encoding TetR/AcrR family transcriptional regulator → MARPRKTEYANRAVVKIENAFWKLLETEKYTDITVLRIAQDSGVNRNSFYYHYKDMDDLAYQAFKNNARNDASRMMISSILTVLTLQDDEKKSDIDMSILPNSRRIMLCARSESTYLKQLVNDFLKEIWLDSFSIDESHLTTEEKLQLDFIFAGIVTTLGSQEVEDDPLLMLKLVSSEIGKSMLLTMKKISVAQNNRFLETKQNLQG, encoded by the coding sequence ATGGCACGTCCAAGGAAAACAGAGTATGCTAATAGGGCTGTAGTAAAAATAGAAAATGCTTTTTGGAAACTTTTAGAGACGGAGAAATATACGGATATTACTGTTCTTAGGATTGCTCAAGATTCTGGGGTTAATCGTAATTCTTTTTATTATCATTATAAAGATATGGATGATTTGGCTTATCAAGCATTTAAGAATAATGCAAGGAACGATGCCTCGAGAATGATGATTTCGTCAATTTTAACTGTCTTAACATTGCAAGATGATGAAAAAAAATCAGATATTGATATGTCTATTTTACCAAATTCGAGACGTATCATGTTGTGTGCTAGAAGTGAGTCAACATACCTGAAACAACTGGTGAATGACTTTTTAAAGGAGATATGGTTAGATTCTTTTTCGATTGATGAAAGTCATTTGACAACAGAGGAGAAATTACAACTTGATTTTATTTTTGCAGGGATTGTAACTACTCTGGGAAGTCAAGAGGTTGAGGATGATCCGCTTTTGATGTTAAAACTTGTGTCGTCAGAAATAGGAAAATCGATGCTTTTAACGATGAAGAAAATATCAGTAGCGCAAAATAATCGTTTTCTAGAAACTAAGCAGAATTTGCAGGGATGA
- a CDS encoding type III restriction-modification system endonuclease, translating to MKLQFKHQGFQLDAVESIASLFQGQPKEQGQRYQLDPGRGKADETDLMMDGFGNTPIRLDEQLVREQVRTQQIAQGLEPSQKLHTDMVNGRLAYHFSIEMETGTGKTYTYIRTIMELNKRYGWLKFIVVVPSVAIREGVLKSFEMMQDHFQMEYGKKPRYFVYDSSRLGDLDTFANTSDIQVMIINSQAFNAKGKDARRIHMEQESFRWRRPIDVIASMRPILIIDEPQSVEGKATKERLKDFKPLFTLRYSATHKEKYDMVYRLDAMDAYNKKLVKKIAVKTIESSGTTGTNGYLYLQDLLPQKSGAPKAKIEFEARTQSGVTRKTKTVEEGFDLYAESGELAVYKGWTLSHFDARDNRIQIGVDKPLHKGEIIGEQNEDDLRILQIRETIKTHLKKEAVLYRKGIKVLSLFFIDEVAKYKQYDEQHNPLNGSYARVFETEYKTQVADYLKEHPEGPYSDYLREAGSASQVHAGYFSVDKVKKSTKTIFIDSKGKGEEGISEDKDAYDLIMKDKERLLSFEEPVRFLFSHSALREGWDNPNVFQICTLRHTGSETAKRQSIGRGMRLAVDQAGVRQDVDLLGADVHQINLLTVIANESFDSFSRSLQEEIRKELADRPDKVDTALFIKYTVLKNAAGASLEMTEEVAHKIMDYLIREDYLDRDGKLTEACYQAREANAFVWPEEVADFGDQLLAILDSVHDGSSYPVENGNQTSIVLGDEINQENLNKAEFLALWNKINHKTVYQVAFDDEELIEKAVKSLNHHLHVKEISYQIREESLDKIDKEGLSFTVAENSIQTQYRKPTDIETTYDLLGEVTEKTQLTRRTVAQILQAISPKKFDLFQKNPEEFIQNVSKLINQEKATQIIEHIEYHMIDEVYETDVFTENRLSAKIGDDYLLESRKGIYNYTKVDSKIEKEFQKDLERHEEVSVYTKLPSGFFISTPLGKYNPDWAVTFKEGSVKHIYFVAETKGSMSSLDLKQAEQSKIACARAHFKSLRKAGILEDDTVYDVVDSYEGLLSIVRE from the coding sequence ATGAAACTGCAATTTAAACACCAAGGGTTCCAGCTGGATGCGGTAGAAAGCATTGCCTCCCTCTTTCAAGGCCAGCCCAAGGAACAAGGGCAACGCTACCAGCTCGATCCAGGTCGAGGAAAGGCTGATGAGACGGACTTGATGATGGATGGATTTGGCAATACCCCTATTCGACTGGATGAACAGCTGGTGCGAGAGCAAGTCCGCACCCAGCAGATTGCTCAGGGCTTGGAGCCGTCTCAAAAGCTCCACACGGACATGGTTAACGGACGGCTAGCCTATCATTTCTCTATCGAGATGGAGACAGGGACAGGAAAGACCTATACCTACATTCGAACCATTATGGAGCTGAATAAACGCTACGGCTGGCTCAAGTTTATCGTTGTTGTGCCTAGTGTTGCCATCAGAGAAGGGGTGCTCAAGTCCTTTGAGATGATGCAGGATCATTTTCAGATGGAGTATGGCAAGAAGCCACGCTACTTTGTCTATGATTCGAGCCGTTTGGGAGATCTTGATACCTTTGCCAATACATCTGATATCCAGGTCATGATTATCAACTCCCAAGCCTTTAATGCCAAGGGCAAGGACGCAAGACGGATACACATGGAGCAGGAGAGTTTCCGCTGGAGACGGCCGATTGATGTGATCGCGAGTATGAGACCCATTCTTATCATCGATGAGCCCCAGTCTGTGGAGGGAAAGGCGACCAAGGAGCGGCTCAAGGACTTCAAACCGCTCTTTACGCTCCGCTATTCTGCTACGCACAAGGAAAAGTATGATATGGTCTATCGCTTGGACGCCATGGACGCTTACAATAAAAAGCTGGTCAAGAAGATTGCGGTTAAGACAATCGAGTCTTCTGGCACGACAGGAACCAACGGCTATCTCTATCTACAAGATTTGCTTCCTCAAAAGTCTGGTGCCCCCAAGGCCAAGATTGAGTTTGAAGCCCGCACTCAGTCAGGAGTCACACGAAAGACCAAGACAGTAGAAGAGGGCTTTGACCTGTATGCCGAGTCAGGTGAGCTAGCTGTGTACAAGGGCTGGACTCTGAGCCATTTTGATGCCCGTGATAATCGCATCCAGATTGGGGTAGATAAGCCGTTACATAAGGGGGAAATCATCGGCGAGCAAAACGAGGACGACTTGCGGATCTTGCAGATTCGTGAGACGATTAAGACCCATTTAAAAAAAGAAGCAGTCCTCTATCGCAAGGGGATCAAAGTCCTCTCGCTCTTTTTTATCGATGAAGTAGCTAAGTATAAGCAATATGATGAGCAACACAATCCCTTAAACGGCTCTTACGCTAGGGTATTTGAAACAGAATATAAGACTCAAGTCGCTGACTATCTAAAAGAGCACCCAGAGGGGCCTTACAGTGATTACTTGAGAGAGGCAGGTTCAGCTAGTCAGGTACATGCGGGGTATTTCTCTGTGGACAAGGTTAAAAAGTCCACTAAAACGATTTTTATCGATTCAAAGGGCAAGGGCGAGGAAGGTATTTCTGAGGATAAGGATGCCTATGACTTGATTATGAAGGACAAGGAACGCCTTTTGAGCTTTGAGGAGCCAGTTCGCTTTCTCTTTTCTCACTCGGCCCTGAGAGAAGGCTGGGACAATCCCAATGTCTTTCAGATTTGCACCCTTCGTCATACAGGCTCTGAGACAGCCAAGCGTCAGTCGATTGGGCGAGGCATGCGTCTAGCGGTGGATCAGGCAGGCGTTCGGCAGGATGTGGACTTGCTCGGGGCAGATGTCCATCAGATTAACCTACTCACGGTCATCGCCAATGAAAGTTTTGACAGTTTCTCACGAAGCTTGCAGGAAGAAATCCGAAAGGAGCTGGCCGATCGACCAGACAAGGTCGATACCGCTCTCTTTATCAAGTACACGGTACTTAAAAATGCTGCTGGTGCTAGCCTAGAAATGACCGAGGAAGTAGCACATAAGATTATGGATTATTTGATTCGTGAAGATTATCTAGATAGAGACGGCAAGCTGACAGAGGCCTGCTATCAGGCACGAGAAGCCAATGCCTTTGTATGGCCAGAAGAAGTAGCAGACTTTGGAGACCAGCTTTTGGCAATTCTTGATAGCGTTCATGATGGTAGTAGTTATCCAGTCGAAAATGGCAACCAAACCAGCATTGTGCTAGGAGATGAAATCAACCAAGAAAATCTGAACAAGGCTGAGTTTCTAGCACTGTGGAATAAAATCAATCACAAGACAGTCTACCAAGTTGCCTTTGATGATGAGGAGTTGATTGAAAAAGCGGTGAAGAGTCTCAATCACCACCTCCATGTCAAGGAAATCAGCTACCAAATCCGAGAGGAAAGTCTGGACAAGATTGACAAGGAAGGGCTCTCTTTTACCGTCGCAGAAAACAGTATCCAGACGCAGTATAGGAAGCCAACGGACATCGAGACGACCTATGATTTACTGGGTGAGGTGACCGAAAAGACCCAGCTGACCAGACGGACAGTGGCACAAATCTTACAAGCCATCTCGCCAAAGAAATTTGACCTGTTCCAAAAAAATCCAGAGGAGTTTATTCAAAACGTATCGAAGTTGATTAACCAAGAAAAGGCGACGCAGATTATCGAGCATATCGAGTATCACATGATTGATGAGGTCTATGAGACGGATGTATTTACGGAAAATCGCTTGAGTGCGAAGATTGGGGATGACTATCTTTTGGAGTCTAGAAAAGGCATCTACAACTATACCAAGGTCGACTCGAAGATTGAAAAAGAGTTCCAAAAGGATTTGGAACGGCATGAGGAAGTCAGTGTCTATACTAAGTTGCCGTCTGGATTTTTCATTTCAACACCACTTGGCAAGTACAATCCTGACTGGGCGGTGACCTTCAAGGAAGGCAGCGTCAAGCATATCTACTTTGTGGCAGAGACCAAGGGCAGCATGTCGAGTCTTGATCTCAAGCAAGCAGAGCAGTCCAAGATTGCCTGTGCAAGGGCACATTTCAAGAGCCTGAGAAAAGCAGGAATCTTGGAAGACGATACAGTTTATGATGTGGTAGACAGCTATGAAGGCCTGCTATCCATTGTGCGAGAGTAG
- a CDS encoding MBL fold metallo-hydrolase produces the protein MGKTGFRYSILASGSSGNSFYLETEKKKILVDAGLSGKKITSLLAEINRRPEDLDAILVTHEHSDHIHGIGVLARKYGMDIYANEATWQAMEGKLGKIALEQKHIFELGVTKTFGDLDIESFGVSHDAACPQFYRFMKDNKSFVMLTDTGYVSDRLAGIVENADGYLIESNHDIEILRAGSYSWNLKQRILSDKGHLCNEDGADAMIRSLGNRTKKIYLGHLSKENNIKELAHMTMVNQLAQADLGVGVDFQVYDTSPDTATPLTEI, from the coding sequence ATGGGAAAAACGGGATTTCGTTATAGTATTTTAGCCTCTGGTTCGAGTGGAAATTCCTTTTACTTGGAGACAGAGAAGAAAAAGATTTTAGTAGATGCAGGCTTGTCTGGTAAGAAAATTACCAGCTTGCTAGCAGAAATTAATCGTAGGCCAGAAGACTTGGATGCCATTTTGGTCACGCATGAGCATAGCGATCATATCCATGGAATTGGCGTTCTAGCCCGCAAATATGGTATGGACATTTATGCTAACGAAGCGACTTGGCAGGCTATGGAGGGAAAATTAGGTAAGATTGCCCTTGAGCAAAAGCACATTTTTGAGTTGGGTGTGACCAAAACCTTTGGGGACTTGGATATAGAGAGTTTTGGAGTCAGCCATGATGCAGCTTGTCCACAATTTTACCGCTTTATGAAGGATAACAAGAGCTTTGTGATGCTAACAGATACAGGTTATGTGAGCGATCGACTGGCAGGGATTGTGGAAAATGCAGATGGATACCTGATTGAATCCAATCATGACATTGAAATTCTACGCGCAGGTTCTTACTCATGGAATCTCAAGCAGCGGATTTTGTCAGACAAGGGACATCTTTGTAACGAAGACGGAGCAGATGCTATGATTCGTTCTCTTGGTAATCGAACCAAGAAGATTTACCTAGGTCATCTGAGCAAGGAAAACAATATCAAGGAACTGGCCCACATGACTATGGTCAATCAGCTGGCTCAAGCTGATTTGGGAGTTGGCGTTGACTTCCAAGTATATGATACATCACCAGATACCGCTACCCCCTTAACGGAGATATAG